From a single Calonectris borealis chromosome 19, bCalBor7.hap1.2, whole genome shotgun sequence genomic region:
- the SDF2 gene encoding stromal cell-derived factor 2, giving the protein MGAAVAGRRVSVLVPLLVLGAAVRGDPGPVTCGSVVKLLNVRHNVRLHSHDVRYGSGSGQQSVTGVSAADDGNSYWRVRGRTAAVCERGTPVRCGQAVRLTHLGTGRNLHSHRFASPLSGNQEVSAFGEAGEGDYLDDWTVVCSGTYWARDGEVRFQHTSTNVFLSVTGEQYGRPIHGQKEVHGMATSSQNNYWKVMEGIFMQPGEVFKAERYHAEL; this is encoded by the exons atgggggcggcggtggcggggcggcggGTGTCGGTTCTGGTGCCGTTGCTGGTGCTGGGCGCGGCGGTACGCGGCGACCCCGGCCCCGTAACCTGCGGCTCCGTCGTGAAGCTGCTCAACGTGCGGCACAATGTCCGCCTGCACTCGCACGACGTGCGCTACGGCTCCG gcagcgggcagcagtCGGTGACCGGGGTGTCGGCGGCGGATGACGGGAACAGCTACTGGCGGGTACGGGGCCGGACGGCGGCCGTCTGCGAGCGGGGCACGCCGGTGCGCTGCGGGCAGGCCGTCCGCCTCACCCACCTGGGCACCGGCCGCAACCTCCACAGCCACCGCTTCGCCTCCCCGCTCTCCGGAAACCAG GAGGTGAGCGCGTTTGGGGAAGCCGGCGAGGGCGACTACTTAGACGACTGGACGGTGGTGTGCAGCGGGACCTACTGGGCGCGGGACGGCGAGGTGCGCTTCCAGCACACTTCCACCAATGTCTTCCTCTCGGTGACGGGGGAGCAGTATGGGCGGCCCATCCACGGGCAGAAGGAGGTGCACGGCATGGCCACCTCCAGCCAGAATAATTACTGGAAGGTGATGGAGGGCATCTTCATGCAGCCCGGCGAGGTCTTCAAAGCGGAGCGATACCACGCTGAGTTGTGA